In the Streptomyces sp. cg36 genome, one interval contains:
- a CDS encoding ATP-binding protein — MPADAAEARGRVRVLLDQVRGAAPAAARDPVVADALLVTSELVTNALRHAGGLTGFEAAYERTPDGMGLRLVVEDASADLPTARVKEDDFAPGGYGWPMVCRLASSVSVSALPSGGKRIQVLLALG; from the coding sequence GTGCCCGCCGACGCGGCGGAGGCACGCGGCCGTGTACGGGTCCTGCTCGACCAGGTGCGCGGTGCGGCCCCGGCGGCGGCACGCGACCCGGTGGTGGCGGACGCGCTCCTGGTCACCTCGGAGCTGGTCACCAACGCCCTGCGGCACGCGGGCGGTCTGACCGGCTTCGAAGCGGCGTACGAGCGGACACCGGACGGCATGGGGCTGCGGCTGGTCGTCGAGGACGCCAGCGCGGACCTGCCGACGGCCCGGGTGAAGGAGGACGACTTCGCTCCGGGCGGCTACGGCTGGCCGATGGTCTGCCGGCTCGCCAGCAGCGTCAGCGTCAGCGCGCTGCCCTCCGGCGGCAAACGCATCCAGGTGCTGCTCGCCCTCGGCTGA
- a CDS encoding SpoIIE family protein phosphatase, producing the protein MAGARSTPAGPGAGDPSMVAGGLLDVLGVAAVVLDSEGRIRLWSPQAQKVYGYAAGEVLGRHAAKVLVDEEHRGVVLELFTRVMSGEGTWAGVFPVRHKNGTTLLMEFRNVRLEADNGRMFALGLASEQATLLRVERDLALSLRLVDQSPIGLAVLDTELRYVLVNPALERINGIPADEHLGRRITEVLPFLDGKAVEARMREVMATGRPLLDDFTTGRTPADPGRDHAWLVSVYRLDDQARHVIGVALSVVDVTQQHEADVSAAQARRRLSLIADASVRIGTTLDLEVTARELADVAVPEVADIAAVDVLDTVLAGPRPGEREGSGPVRFRALALNAAYPTPAAEAADPVGDVALYGPARLVTQCARTGRPVLVPHVRPQDLPRIARDADAVHLLDAAGVHSYLAVPLIARGQVLGALDLKRARNPAPFSQDDVLLATELAARAAVSIDNARWYQRQRETALTLQRHLLPQAPAAPRGLDIAYRYQPAAADDETGGDWFDVIALTGDRTVLVVGDVMGSGINAAATMGQLRTTARALARLDLDPATVLTHLDTATADLGDATATCIYALYDPHTQRCHIATAGHPPPVHLRPGRPPRLLDLPTGAPLGVGGVPFASRIVPFHEGEDLVLYTDGLIETRDQDIDTRLATLTDLLTGPSRPLEETCDYLLAALRRPDTHDDVALLIARARPLGPPR; encoded by the coding sequence ATGGCTGGAGCACGGTCCACCCCGGCCGGTCCGGGCGCCGGCGACCCGTCGATGGTGGCGGGCGGGCTGCTCGACGTGCTCGGCGTGGCCGCGGTCGTACTCGACTCCGAGGGCCGGATCCGGCTGTGGAGCCCGCAGGCCCAGAAGGTCTACGGCTACGCCGCCGGCGAGGTGCTGGGCCGCCACGCCGCGAAGGTGCTGGTGGACGAGGAGCACCGGGGCGTGGTCCTCGAACTGTTCACCCGGGTGATGTCCGGTGAGGGCACCTGGGCCGGGGTCTTCCCCGTCCGGCACAAGAACGGCACCACGCTCCTGATGGAGTTCCGCAACGTACGGCTGGAAGCGGACAACGGCCGGATGTTCGCGCTCGGCCTCGCCTCCGAACAGGCCACCCTGCTGCGGGTGGAGCGCGATCTGGCGCTGTCGCTGCGGCTGGTCGACCAGTCGCCCATCGGCCTCGCCGTCCTGGACACCGAACTGCGGTACGTGCTGGTCAACCCGGCCCTGGAGCGCATCAACGGGATCCCGGCCGACGAGCACCTGGGCCGCCGGATCACCGAGGTGCTGCCGTTCCTGGACGGGAAGGCCGTCGAGGCGCGGATGCGTGAGGTCATGGCGACCGGCCGGCCCCTCCTGGACGACTTCACCACCGGACGCACCCCCGCCGACCCCGGACGCGACCACGCCTGGCTGGTGTCGGTGTACCGCCTCGACGACCAGGCCCGCCACGTCATCGGCGTCGCGCTGTCCGTGGTCGACGTCACCCAGCAGCACGAGGCGGACGTGTCGGCCGCGCAGGCCCGGCGCAGGCTGTCGCTGATCGCGGACGCCTCGGTGCGCATCGGCACCACCCTCGACCTGGAGGTCACCGCCCGCGAGCTGGCCGACGTCGCGGTGCCCGAGGTCGCGGACATCGCGGCCGTGGACGTCCTCGACACCGTGCTGGCCGGGCCCCGGCCGGGGGAGCGCGAGGGCAGCGGTCCGGTGCGGTTCCGGGCGCTCGCCCTGAACGCCGCCTATCCCACCCCGGCCGCCGAGGCCGCGGACCCGGTCGGCGACGTCGCGCTGTACGGCCCCGCGCGGTTGGTCACCCAGTGCGCCCGCACCGGCCGCCCGGTCCTCGTCCCGCACGTCAGACCGCAGGACCTGCCGCGCATCGCCCGCGACGCGGACGCGGTCCACCTCCTGGACGCGGCCGGGGTCCACTCCTATCTGGCCGTGCCGCTCATCGCGCGCGGCCAGGTGCTGGGCGCGCTCGACCTCAAGCGCGCCCGCAACCCCGCCCCCTTCAGCCAGGACGACGTGCTGCTCGCCACCGAACTGGCCGCCCGCGCCGCCGTGTCCATCGACAACGCCCGCTGGTACCAGCGCCAGCGCGAGACGGCGCTCACCCTCCAGCGGCACCTGCTGCCCCAGGCCCCCGCCGCGCCCCGGGGCCTGGACATCGCGTACCGCTACCAGCCCGCCGCCGCCGACGACGAGACCGGCGGCGACTGGTTCGACGTCATCGCGCTCACCGGCGACCGCACCGTCCTGGTCGTCGGCGACGTGATGGGCAGCGGGATCAACGCGGCTGCCACCATGGGCCAGTTGCGCACCACCGCCCGCGCCCTGGCCCGCCTCGACCTCGACCCGGCGACCGTGCTCACCCATCTGGACACGGCCACCGCCGACCTCGGCGACGCCACCGCCACCTGCATCTACGCCCTGTACGACCCGCACACCCAGCGCTGCCACATCGCCACCGCCGGACACCCGCCGCCGGTGCACCTGCGCCCCGGCCGCCCGCCGCGCCTGCTGGACCTGCCCACCGGCGCGCCGCTGGGAGTGGGCGGCGTGCCCTTCGCGTCCCGGATCGTCCCCTTCCACGAGGGCGAGGACCTCGTCCTGTACACCGACGGCCTGATCGAGACCCGCGACCAGGACATCGACACCCGCCTCGCCACCCTCACCGATCTGCTGACCGGTCCGAGCCGCCCGCTGGAGGAGACCTGCGACTACCTCCTGGCGGCGCTGCGCCGCCCGGACACCCACGACGACGTGGCGCTGCTCATCGCGCGGGCCCGCCCGCTCGGCCCGCCGCGCTGA
- a CDS encoding SigB/SigF/SigG family RNA polymerase sigma factor codes for MEVSRIRTASAPPETELPLVEHPDRLAPRDARELSQLFFQQLAVLEEGTHEYQYARNTLIEMNMSLVRFAARRFRQYADEIEDVVQVGMIGLIKAIDRFELSRETQFATFAVPYIVGEMKRFFRDTTWAVHVPRRLQERRTELGKARAELEGRLDRSPTVKELAALMDISEEEVVEAQVAANGYHSSSLDAALSGDQEDGETALADVIGSEDPAMELVEDFQSLAPAMGSLTERERLVVHLRFVEERTQAEIGTELGVSQMQVSRILRRILTKLREGMGVVVD; via the coding sequence ATGGAGGTTTCGCGGATCCGCACGGCATCCGCGCCGCCGGAGACCGAGCTGCCGTTGGTCGAGCACCCCGACAGGCTCGCGCCCCGTGACGCCCGGGAGTTGTCACAGCTCTTCTTCCAGCAGCTGGCGGTACTGGAGGAAGGCACCCATGAATACCAGTACGCCCGCAACACGCTGATCGAGATGAACATGTCGCTGGTGCGGTTCGCCGCCCGGCGCTTCCGGCAGTACGCCGATGAGATCGAGGACGTCGTCCAGGTCGGCATGATCGGGCTGATCAAGGCCATCGACCGGTTCGAGCTGTCCCGGGAGACCCAGTTCGCCACGTTCGCCGTGCCCTACATCGTCGGCGAGATGAAGCGCTTCTTCCGCGACACCACTTGGGCCGTGCACGTGCCGCGCCGCCTCCAGGAGCGGCGCACGGAGCTGGGCAAGGCCCGCGCCGAACTGGAGGGGCGCCTCGACCGGTCGCCCACGGTCAAGGAGCTGGCCGCGCTGATGGACATCAGCGAGGAGGAGGTCGTGGAGGCCCAGGTGGCCGCCAACGGCTACCACTCCTCGTCCCTGGACGCCGCCCTCTCCGGCGACCAGGAGGACGGCGAGACGGCGCTCGCCGACGTCATCGGCTCCGAGGACCCCGCGATGGAGCTGGTGGAGGACTTCCAGTCGCTGGCTCCCGCGATGGGCTCGCTGACCGAACGCGAACGGCTCGTGGTGCACCTGCGGTTCGTGGAGGAGCGCACCCAGGCGGAGATCGGGACGGAGCTCGGCGTCTCGCAGATGCAGGTCTCGCGGATCCTGCGCCGCATCCTCACCAAGCTGCGCGAGGGCATGGGCGTGGTCGTCGACTGA
- a CDS encoding alpha/beta hydrolase — protein MKRASTALVAVLALGSTLLVSGCSKDNDPVSFGGQDAKPGQRAQPARSNVQLPTNPRDWSEQRELADGTKVVRTTLKGKKSGFEGKVWAWAPKEYFEEKYKNSAFPVLIALPGSNGYPSNYWYGGDLKLQETIAEQAKKGRSLPFVVIMPVLNADSKHYWDGSDIPGQPKMGTWMSDDVPDLVRENFRTFKDPKGWGFFGSSSGGYVGMKMMFQYPHRFGAAIAGGPDTRPDSPFWAGHEKEKQANNPEVLAQKLIAKGGPQVNLSIMLGTRESGQKNVKDFLAKYGKGPIKTDLYMIQNGKHSGRQYAKSLGDGPLDWISKRMLAPTPSS, from the coding sequence ATGAAGCGCGCGTCCACGGCACTGGTTGCGGTGCTCGCCCTCGGTTCCACCCTGCTGGTGTCGGGGTGCTCCAAGGACAACGACCCGGTGAGCTTCGGCGGCCAAGACGCCAAGCCGGGGCAGCGGGCCCAGCCCGCGCGCAGCAACGTGCAGCTGCCGACCAACCCGCGCGACTGGAGCGAGCAGCGCGAACTCGCCGACGGCACCAAGGTCGTACGGACCACCCTCAAGGGCAAGAAGTCCGGCTTCGAGGGCAAGGTGTGGGCCTGGGCCCCCAAGGAGTACTTCGAGGAAAAGTACAAGAACAGCGCCTTCCCGGTGCTCATCGCCCTTCCCGGCAGCAACGGCTACCCCAGCAACTACTGGTACGGCGGCGACCTCAAGCTCCAGGAGACCATCGCCGAACAGGCGAAGAAGGGCCGGAGCCTGCCGTTCGTCGTGATCATGCCGGTCCTCAACGCCGACAGCAAGCACTACTGGGACGGCAGCGACATCCCCGGCCAGCCCAAGATGGGCACCTGGATGTCGGACGACGTCCCCGACCTCGTACGGGAGAACTTCCGCACCTTCAAGGACCCCAAGGGGTGGGGCTTCTTCGGTTCCTCCTCCGGCGGCTACGTCGGCATGAAGATGATGTTCCAGTACCCGCACCGGTTCGGCGCGGCGATCGCGGGCGGGCCCGACACGCGCCCCGACTCGCCGTTCTGGGCCGGACACGAGAAGGAGAAGCAGGCCAACAACCCCGAGGTGCTGGCCCAGAAGCTGATCGCGAAGGGCGGCCCCCAGGTGAACCTGTCGATCATGCTGGGGACGCGGGAGTCCGGCCAGAAGAACGTGAAGGACTTCCTCGCCAAGTACGGCAAGGGCCCGATCAAGACCGATCTGTACATGATCCAGAACGGCAAGCACAGCGGTCGCCAGTACGCCAAGTCCCTCGGTGACGGGCCGCTGGACTGGATCAGCAAGCGGATGCTCGCCCCCACCCCCTCGTCCTGA
- a CDS encoding MFS transporter codes for MYLSTIDRPRGAPRPGRRGALTAVGANVLVLGAVSLLTDVSSEMVTAVLPLYLVLTLHLGPAAYGVLDGLYTGATALLRLVGGYTADRFRTRKAVAAVGYGMSALAKLGLLAAGAPTAIGAVIVADRAGKGLRTAPRDALIALSVPEPLLGRAFGTHRAMDSAGAFAGPLVALGVLAVAGTTAAAFDALFFTSFCIACAALLTLAVFARDHRDERPAAPAPAPRAALGLLRGSGTRRLLCAATALGLSTVGDGFVYLVLLRRQGFSTGWFPWLAVGTSLVYLLLATPFGALADRYGRAVLLRWGYLALAGVYLLLASPFPGTPVTLACLCLYGAFYACTDGVLMALAAPAFPPALRTTGLACVQTAQALAYFASSVGFGLAWAAWGPATASGAAVVAVAGALAVTVPALKDRTVEETSA; via the coding sequence GTGTATCTCTCCACCATCGACCGGCCGCGCGGCGCCCCGCGCCCCGGCCGCCGCGGCGCGCTCACGGCCGTCGGCGCCAATGTGCTCGTCCTGGGAGCCGTGAGTCTGCTCACCGACGTCTCCTCGGAGATGGTCACGGCCGTCCTGCCGCTCTACCTCGTGCTCACCCTGCACCTGGGCCCGGCCGCATACGGGGTGCTGGACGGCCTCTACACCGGCGCCACCGCCCTGCTGCGGCTCGTCGGCGGCTACACCGCGGACCGCTTCCGCACCCGCAAGGCCGTCGCGGCCGTGGGGTACGGCATGTCCGCGCTCGCCAAACTCGGCCTGCTGGCGGCCGGGGCGCCCACCGCCATCGGCGCGGTCATCGTCGCCGACCGCGCGGGCAAGGGCCTGCGCACCGCGCCCCGAGACGCCCTGATCGCCCTCTCGGTGCCCGAGCCGCTGCTGGGCCGGGCGTTCGGGACGCACCGCGCGATGGACAGCGCCGGGGCCTTCGCCGGCCCGCTGGTCGCCCTCGGCGTCCTCGCCGTCGCCGGGACCACGGCGGCGGCCTTCGACGCGCTGTTCTTCACCAGTTTCTGCATAGCCTGCGCGGCCCTGCTCACCCTCGCCGTGTTCGCCCGCGACCACCGCGACGAGCGGCCCGCCGCGCCCGCGCCCGCGCCGCGCGCCGCCCTCGGGCTGCTGCGCGGGAGCGGCACCCGCCGACTGCTGTGCGCGGCCACCGCGCTGGGCCTGAGCACGGTGGGCGACGGCTTCGTCTATCTCGTACTGCTGCGCCGCCAGGGCTTCTCCACCGGCTGGTTCCCCTGGCTCGCGGTCGGCACCAGCCTGGTCTACCTCCTGCTCGCCACCCCCTTCGGCGCCCTCGCGGACCGCTACGGGCGCGCGGTGCTGCTGCGCTGGGGGTACCTCGCGCTCGCCGGGGTGTACCTGCTGCTCGCCAGCCCCTTCCCGGGCACCCCGGTGACCCTCGCCTGCCTCTGTCTGTACGGGGCGTTCTACGCCTGCACGGACGGGGTGCTCATGGCGCTCGCGGCGCCCGCGTTCCCCCCGGCGCTGCGCACCACGGGGCTGGCGTGCGTCCAGACCGCCCAGGCACTGGCCTACTTCGCCTCCTCGGTGGGGTTCGGTCTCGCCTGGGCCGCGTGGGGCCCGGCGACCGCCTCCGGGGCCGCCGTCGTGGCGGTCGCCGGGGCCCTGGCCGTGACGGTCCCGGCGCTCAAGGACCGAACAGTGGAGGAGACTTCCGCATGA
- a CDS encoding 2Fe-2S iron-sulfur cluster-binding protein: protein MLPPTHSRVTLRVNGVTRTAELDHRTTLLELLREHFALTGSKKGCDQGRCGTCTVLLDDRRVNSCLLLAVAQDGREVVTVEGLAGAPGEDGQLHPLLRAFNDRDELRCDDCAPGQLCSAVGMLDEARSGQPSVVTDTTVPVDAPVRLTTAEIRERLNGNLCRCGAQARIVEAVREVIV, encoded by the coding sequence ATGCTCCCGCCCACGCACTCGCGCGTGACCCTGCGCGTCAACGGTGTCACCCGTACGGCCGAACTCGACCATCGCACCACGCTCCTGGAGCTGCTGCGCGAGCACTTCGCCCTCACCGGCTCGAAGAAGGGCTGCGACCAGGGCCGCTGCGGCACCTGCACGGTGCTGCTCGACGACCGCCGGGTCAACAGCTGTCTGCTGCTCGCCGTCGCCCAGGACGGCCGCGAGGTCGTCACGGTGGAGGGACTCGCCGGGGCGCCGGGCGAGGACGGTCAACTCCACCCCCTGCTGCGGGCGTTCAACGACCGCGACGAACTGCGCTGCGACGACTGCGCCCCCGGCCAGCTCTGCTCGGCCGTCGGCATGCTCGACGAGGCCCGGTCCGGCCAGCCGTCCGTCGTCACCGACACCACCGTGCCGGTGGACGCGCCGGTGCGGCTGACCACCGCCGAGATACGCGAACGCCTCAACGGCAATCTGTGCCGCTGCGGGGCACAGGCGCGGATCGTGGAGGCCGTGCGGGAGGTGATCGTGTGA
- a CDS encoding sigma-70 family RNA polymerase sigma factor, with protein sequence MDSEYGTARVAAARAGDQQAQDELVAACLPLVYNIVGRALNGHADVDDVVQESVLRMLDGLPGLRDPASFRSWLVAITMNQLRQYWQRARTRPDGTAIHETGELTDPGADFVDLTILRLGLSGQRREAAEATRWLEPEDRELLSLWWLETAGFLTRAEVADALELTPQHTAVRVQRMKERLDASRAVVRTLAVAPRCHELTGLLSLWDGVPSALWRKRVSRHTRACLTCSGYGGGLVPAEGLLAGLALVPVASTAALFAALAAHRGAASMPMAHGTPDPSGAPRPAAAGRHRQAPRARGGHAARAGQDEAVTRGERRRDRDRIRRRRRAAAVLAGATAIGGLAVVIQISTDSAAPERSALDAPAGAAVTALGSGGATTPAPAPNASSDSPSRKPSSSPSPSRSATASKSPAHSPSPRAAASRPAPTRTRSAPGGLAQQPSSGVQQVIDLVNGERAKNGCGPVTGNAQLATAAQRHSDNMAAQNFFDHTDPSGDGPGERITAAGYRWSTYGENIARGQQGPADVMNSWMNSPGHRANILNCSFKELGVGVHYGSGGPWWTQDFGAR encoded by the coding sequence GTGGACAGTGAGTACGGGACGGCACGGGTCGCGGCGGCGCGGGCCGGAGACCAGCAGGCCCAGGACGAGCTCGTCGCGGCCTGCCTGCCGCTGGTCTACAACATCGTCGGGCGGGCGCTGAACGGGCACGCCGACGTCGACGACGTGGTCCAGGAGAGCGTCCTGCGGATGCTCGACGGGCTGCCCGGCCTGCGCGATCCCGCGAGCTTCCGGTCCTGGCTGGTCGCCATCACCATGAACCAGCTGCGCCAGTACTGGCAGCGGGCCCGCACCCGGCCGGACGGTACCGCCATCCACGAGACGGGCGAGCTCACCGACCCGGGCGCCGACTTCGTGGATCTGACGATCCTGCGGCTCGGGCTCTCCGGCCAGCGCCGGGAGGCCGCGGAGGCGACCCGCTGGCTGGAGCCCGAGGACCGCGAACTGCTGTCGCTGTGGTGGCTGGAGACGGCCGGGTTCCTCACCCGCGCCGAGGTCGCCGACGCCCTGGAGCTGACCCCGCAGCACACGGCCGTACGGGTGCAGCGCATGAAGGAGCGGCTCGACGCGTCGCGCGCGGTGGTGCGCACCCTCGCGGTCGCCCCGCGCTGCCACGAGCTGACCGGACTGCTCTCGCTGTGGGACGGCGTGCCGTCCGCGCTGTGGCGCAAGCGCGTCAGCCGGCACACCCGTGCGTGTCTCACCTGCTCCGGATACGGCGGCGGGCTCGTGCCGGCCGAGGGACTGCTCGCCGGGCTCGCGCTGGTGCCGGTCGCCTCGACGGCCGCCCTGTTCGCGGCGCTCGCCGCCCACCGGGGCGCGGCGAGCATGCCCATGGCCCACGGCACGCCCGACCCGTCCGGCGCCCCGCGGCCCGCCGCGGCCGGGCGGCACCGCCAGGCCCCGCGCGCCCGGGGCGGCCACGCGGCGCGGGCCGGGCAGGACGAGGCCGTCACCCGGGGCGAACGGCGCCGGGACCGGGACCGCATCCGGCGGCGACGTCGGGCGGCGGCCGTCCTGGCGGGCGCGACCGCGATAGGCGGCCTGGCCGTGGTCATCCAGATCTCCACGGACTCCGCCGCCCCGGAGCGCTCCGCGCTGGACGCACCGGCCGGCGCCGCCGTCACCGCGCTCGGCTCCGGCGGCGCCACGACCCCCGCTCCGGCGCCGAACGCCTCCTCCGACTCGCCCTCCCGCAAGCCGAGTTCATCGCCCTCGCCGTCCCGCTCGGCCACCGCGTCGAAGTCGCCCGCGCACTCCCCCTCGCCGCGCGCCGCCGCCTCCCGCCCGGCCCCCACCCGCACCCGCAGCGCCCCGGGCGGCCTCGCCCAGCAGCCGTCGTCGGGCGTCCAGCAGGTGATCGACCTGGTCAACGGCGAGCGCGCCAAGAACGGCTGCGGCCCGGTGACCGGCAACGCCCAGCTCGCCACCGCCGCCCAGCGCCACTCCGACAACATGGCGGCGCAGAACTTCTTCGACCACACCGACCCGAGCGGCGACGGGCCGGGCGAGCGCATCACGGCGGCCGGGTACCGGTGGTCGACGTACGGCGAGAACATCGCGCGCGGCCAGCAGGGCCCGGCGGACGTCATGAACTCCTGGATGAACAGCCCCGGCCACCGCGCGAACATCCTGAACTGCTCCTTCAAGGAGCTCGGCGTCGGGGTCCACTACGGCTCGGGCGGCCCCTGGTGGACCCAGGACTTCGGGGCGCGCTGA
- a CDS encoding xanthine dehydrogenase family protein subunit M, producing MKPLEYVCPRTVAEAAAAHAAHPEARYLGGGTNLVDLMRLGVERPELLVDITRLPLDRIEELPDGGLRIGATVRNSDLAAHPLVRARRAVLSQAVLSGASGQLRNVATTAGNLLQRTRCGYFHDLGRACNKRVPGSGCAALEGVNRDHAVLGHSAHCVATHPSDLAVALAALDAVVELAGPGGGRGVPATEFHRLPGDRPERDTVIEPGELITGVLLPPLPDGTVTRYRKARERASHAFALASVAAVVQLEDGVVRHVAVAFGGLAHRPWRARRTEAALLGTAPTAESVARAVEAELAEAVPLRDNAYKVTLARDLARDVLGALTAP from the coding sequence GTGAAACCCCTGGAGTACGTGTGCCCCCGGACGGTCGCGGAGGCGGCGGCGGCCCACGCAGCCCACCCCGAGGCCCGCTACCTGGGCGGCGGCACCAACCTGGTCGACCTGATGCGGCTCGGTGTGGAGCGCCCCGAACTGCTCGTCGACATCACCCGGCTGCCGCTGGACCGGATCGAGGAGCTGCCCGACGGGGGGCTGCGCATCGGCGCGACCGTGCGCAACAGCGACCTCGCCGCCCACCCCCTCGTCCGCGCCCGCCGCGCCGTGCTCTCCCAGGCGGTGCTCAGCGGCGCCTCCGGACAGCTGCGCAATGTGGCCACCACCGCGGGCAACCTCCTCCAGCGCACCCGCTGCGGCTACTTCCACGACCTGGGCAGGGCCTGCAACAAACGCGTGCCGGGCAGCGGCTGCGCCGCCCTGGAGGGAGTCAACCGGGACCACGCGGTCCTCGGCCACTCGGCCCACTGCGTCGCCACCCACCCCTCCGACCTCGCCGTGGCCCTCGCGGCACTCGACGCGGTGGTGGAGCTGGCGGGACCCGGCGGCGGGCGCGGCGTCCCCGCCACCGAGTTCCACCGGCTGCCCGGGGACCGGCCCGAGCGGGACACCGTCATCGAGCCCGGCGAGCTGATCACCGGCGTACTGCTGCCGCCGCTGCCGGACGGGACCGTCACCCGCTACCGCAAGGCGCGCGAGCGGGCCTCCCACGCCTTCGCGCTGGCCTCCGTCGCCGCCGTGGTCCAGCTGGAGGACGGCGTGGTCCGCCACGTGGCCGTCGCCTTCGGCGGACTGGCCCACCGGCCCTGGCGCGCCCGGCGCACGGAAGCCGCGCTGCTGGGCACCGCCCCCACGGCGGAGTCGGTCGCGCGGGCGGTGGAGGCCGAACTCGCCGAGGCCGTACCCCTGCGCGACAACGCCTACAAGGTGACGCTCGCCCGTGACCTCGCCCGGGACGTCCTCGGCGCGCTCACGGCACCCTGA
- a CDS encoding PRC-barrel domain-containing protein, with translation MTENIWGYPATSGHLAGADLRGWSVEATDGSIGKVDKHSDEVGSAYLVVDTGVWIFGKHVLLPAGTVTRLDAAEKKVYVDRTKAEIKDAPEFDRDKHIGDPGYHESIGGYYRGRPPVV, from the coding sequence ATGACCGAGAACATCTGGGGCTACCCGGCCACCAGCGGCCATCTGGCGGGCGCCGATCTGCGCGGCTGGAGCGTGGAGGCGACCGACGGTTCCATCGGCAAGGTCGACAAGCACTCCGACGAGGTCGGCTCCGCCTACCTGGTGGTCGACACCGGCGTGTGGATCTTCGGCAAGCACGTGCTGCTGCCCGCCGGGACCGTGACACGGCTCGACGCGGCGGAGAAGAAGGTCTACGTCGACCGCACCAAGGCCGAGATCAAGGACGCGCCCGAGTTCGACCGCGACAAGCACATCGGCGACCCCGGGTACCACGAGTCGATCGGCGGCTACTACCGGGGCCGCCCGCCGGTCGTGTGA
- a CDS encoding TolB family protein — MTQQLTDRSPAAPAAPPSARRRVVAASLGFTALAVLAALAVVGARPDPSKAVAERGAVSLRPAAAPLQTGPRLVALSTASGSQGRLVAVSPEAPGAPRAVSGLSCARFDAAAGTGLCLRLDGNLTTYQMTVVDSALHIKDAIPLVGVPNRARVSPSGRLVAWTVFVTGDSYNGGRFSTRAGILDTRTDNLVPTLEDWPVTVAGRPYHAKDLNFWGVTFARDDRRFYATMSTAGHRYLVEGDLAERRLRTVRDGVECPSLSPDGTRIAFKAARGGDPRHGWGLAVLDLASGRVTPLAEEHSVDDQAVWLDSRTVAYALPRGRGHADVWRTAADGTGRPRLLVRDAESPAVLDTDRQG; from the coding sequence ATGACCCAGCAGCTCACCGACCGCTCCCCCGCGGCCCCGGCCGCCCCGCCGTCCGCGCGCCGCCGGGTCGTCGCCGCCTCGCTCGGGTTCACCGCGCTGGCCGTACTGGCCGCGCTCGCCGTCGTCGGGGCCCGGCCCGATCCGTCGAAGGCCGTCGCGGAGCGGGGCGCGGTGTCGCTGCGGCCGGCCGCCGCTCCCCTGCAGACCGGGCCCCGGCTGGTCGCCCTGAGCACCGCGTCCGGCAGCCAGGGACGGCTGGTGGCGGTCTCGCCCGAGGCGCCCGGCGCTCCCCGGGCCGTCTCGGGGCTGAGCTGCGCCCGGTTCGACGCGGCGGCGGGCACCGGGCTCTGCCTGCGCCTGGACGGGAACCTCACGACCTATCAGATGACGGTGGTGGACTCCGCCCTGCACATCAAGGACGCGATCCCGCTGGTCGGCGTCCCCAACCGGGCCAGGGTGTCGCCCAGCGGACGGCTGGTCGCCTGGACCGTGTTCGTCACCGGTGACTCGTACAACGGGGGACGCTTCTCCACCCGGGCCGGCATCCTCGACACCCGCACGGACAACCTGGTCCCGACCCTGGAGGACTGGCCGGTCACGGTGGCCGGGCGGCCCTACCACGCCAAGGACCTCAACTTCTGGGGCGTGACCTTCGCCCGGGACGACCGCCGCTTCTACGCCACGATGTCCACGGCGGGCCACCGCTATCTCGTCGAGGGCGACCTCGCCGAACGGCGGCTGAGGACCGTCCGGGACGGGGTGGAGTGCCCCTCGCTCTCCCCCGACGGCACCCGGATCGCGTTCAAGGCCGCGCGCGGCGGGGACCCCCGGCACGGCTGGGGGCTCGCGGTGCTCGACCTCGCCAGTGGCCGGGTGACCCCGCTCGCCGAGGAGCACAGCGTCGACGACCAGGCCGTGTGGCTCGACTCCCGCACGGTCGCCTACGCGTTGCCGCGCGGGCGGGGCCACGCCGACGTCTGGCGGACGGCGGCGGACGGAACGGGACGGCCCCGACTGCTGGTCCGGGACGCGGAGTCACCGGCCGTGCTCGACACGGACCGTCAGGGGTGA
- a CDS encoding hydrophobic protein — protein sequence MIPLLLVLLLALLLFGAGFAVKILWWVAIFVLVMWLIGFVARPRGGTGRWYRW from the coding sequence ATGATTCCGTTGCTGCTCGTTCTGCTGCTGGCGCTGCTGCTCTTCGGTGCCGGATTCGCCGTCAAGATCCTGTGGTGGGTCGCGATCTTCGTGCTGGTCATGTGGCTGATCGGCTTTGTCGCGCGCCCCCGGGGCGGCACCGGCCGCTGGTATCGGTGGTAA